GGCTACTGCAAAGTCTATCACACTAACCAACGGGTGCTTGGGCTTTGGCAACTGCAGCAGCTGGTGTAACTCACGAATGGACGGTATGGCGTATGGCTGCATGTGAACTTATTTTTGGAAGTGACGGAGCCCGATACCTTATGCCAAGAGAATACCGCGCTTTTGCTCATGCCACTGCCATGTGTTCAGGTCAAGAAACAGTCAGTGCAAAGCACACAAAAGTGGCAGACGGCATCCTTATAGTAGAGGGACCGGGCACATTCCCCTCTAATTTAATCAAAATCTGTTGACAATGTAATCTCTTTCCATTGCTCAAAAGCGGCAGCCTCCTGTTTTCGCTTCTCGGTGACGAGCTTATAAGTATCCGGTCCTAACAGCAGGTGGAGCGGAGGCTGCTGCATTTCTGCAAGCCGCACCAGAATCTTTACCAGCTTCTCCGGGTCGCCTTGCTGCCTGCCGCTAAACGCTGACCAATTTTTCTCATCCTGGTCCACGCCGTACACGTCGATCCGGTTTTTAACATAGTGGAGGGAGTTCATGAACGCTGTCCTAAACTGCCCCGGGGCGACTACCGTTACCTTGATGCCGAAATCCGCCACTTCGAGCGCCAACCCCTCGGAAAGCCCTATCACCCCAAACTTTGCTGCGTTGTAGCTGGTTGCTTTTCCGAAGCCCGCATAACCCGCACTGGACGAGATGTTGATGATGTGCCCCGATTTCTGGCTGCGTAAAAGGGGCATCACGTTTCTGATGATGTTCACGGTGCCGAACAGGTTCACGTCCATCGTGGCCCTGAATTCCTCATCGGTCATCTCCTCCATACTGCCTACCAAACTGTACCCCGCATTGTTTACGACTACATCTATACGCCCAAGTTCTTTCACGGCTTCGTCAATTGCCTTTTTCACCTCCTGGTCAGAGGTGATGTCCAGCTTGACAGGATAAAGGTTTTCCCTATTGGCTGTGACATGCTGTTGCAGTGAGGAGATATTACGACTTGTAGCGATCACTTTATGCCCTAAAGAGAGCAGAAGCTTTGTCAGGTGCAGACCAAGCCCTTTGGAGGTTCCCGTGATCAGCCATACTTGTTGATCTTCAGTGTTCATAGTTTTTATATTTTGTTCTGGTGCAAAATTGAGAAACCATGTTGTGCTGAATGTATCCATACACCTGTAAGTAGTATCCGGAATACTGATCTGATCAAACGCACCATCAGGGGCTTTGAGACGCCCCTGAAAAGACATCAAACTCCCCGCTTTACCATTCATGTGCCTTAATGTCCAAAAAGTGTACTCCCGTTAATGCCTCGCTTACTTCCCACAGCCTTTTTGCTACGGCTATATTTTTTGCTTGATTTGGTATTGTGGCTTTTTCAGGAGAGCCCGTCAGCTCAAAGTCACCGGACGGACCCCAAAAAGAACCGTTGCCGGCCTGCGGGTCACAGGCAGCCCGAAGCGCCGGTAAAGCAGCCTTAGCGGGTTCATGTGCAATGAGTGGCGTAAGTATTCTTTTCATGAAGAAGCTACTGCTTCGTTGCAGGTTGGTAGCAGAACCTCCGGGATGCGCTGAAGCGGCAACAGTCTTTGATTGGGTGCCTTCCAACCGTCTGGCCAGTTCCAGTATGAACATCAGATTGGCAAGTTTGCTTTGCCCGTATGCGAACCATTCTTTATAAGGTTTATGCGCATACTGAAGGTCATCGAAATCAATACTGCCTATTCTTGCCCATAAAATGGAGATGGAGACTAACCGTGAGCCTGTTCTGTCAATCATCAAGGGCAACAGCCTTCCGGCGTGGAGTTTCGATACGCAAGCGCAGGGCGAAAGCCAGACTATAGATAAAATAACTGAGAAACGATATTATATCATCCAGAATGAAGCACTGCAGTGCCTTGAAAAGAAATATGGTACCAGATCAGCAGCTTCTTCAGAAAATGTGCAGCCACAATTGGCGGCAAACACAGAAACGGTTTGCTCTTCGCTTGAGGCTGTTTTGAAAAAATTCGAGGTGCTGGCAGACTACAGGAGCCAGGAAGATAACCTTGTTGCCTCTGCTTTTTTCATAAAGGATACTCTTGGTATTTAGACAAAGAAACAAAATACTGGCTGGGCTTCCAAAGGTAGATATAGCCTGTTTGGAGTAAGGTTATGAAACAACTTGCTTGCTTCGCAGGAATGTACAGTTGCCAGCAAAGTCTCTGTTTTGGATTATGCGGTATCGGAGCATATTCAGTCGAACGAAGCGTGTTTAGGAAACAGTAGCGTTGCATTTAGACTTGATAAACATTAAGCTGCTTTCATGATTGGCATTTCATCGTTTTGATTACATGTAGTATCATTAATTTTTTGTCTTTTACTTAGCCCACATTTCCTAAATACTAAGCAGAAGACTCTCCAGGCGCTCCTATGCTTGAAGAACTCTCCAAAACGAACGATCCTCTAATCCTCCCCTAGTTCCAAAAAAAATTTCTAAGTTTTCCAATTCTCTGTGGATATAGTATGATAATTCAATCCTTCGGTCTACACGAAAAGTATTCAACTAAGGCTACAGGCTTTTTTTATGTCCTTCTGAAACTAAAGCTGTCTCTCTACTGCACATCTTCTAGACTCTAAATAGCTTTGTTCCTGCTAAGGAGAGAGTGGCTCATATGTACAGATCAGAAGTAACAGTAAGCATCATTATCAGGAGTTAAATGTATCTGATGCCCAGCGTTTAGCTTTGCTCAACTTACTGTCGTCATCGCTCCCTGTGTCTTTCTGTCCGAAGAGGTAGCCCAGAGGGTTTAGAGGCGGGATGTGGTCAAAAATTATTTTAGCTACTCCAAGGGCTGGAATGGCAATGAGCATGCCAACAACTCCCCATACCTGATAGCCCAGCACCACCACAATGATTGTCATGATCGGGTTTAAGTTAACTTTTCCGCCAACCACATACGGTTCCAGGGTGTAGGTTTCCAGAAGCTGAGTAATCCCAAAAGTCAAAATAACACCTATAAGGGCCGTGGAGCCAGCTCCAGACAATAAAGCCATTGCCAGGGCAAGTCCGAAACCAATAATGTTTCCGATGTAGGGAATGAGCGTGAGTAGCGCTGCAATTACTGAAATCAGAACGGCATGTTTTATACCCGATAAGGATAAACCAATCGCATACAAAACAGCAATCAGAACACAAAGCAGTAATTTGCCCAACAGGTAATTCTGCGAAACATGCGCGGCACTTGAGATTACGTTGTGCACCTCTGGACGCTTCTCTTCGGGAAACCATTTGGCAACCGACTTTCTAAATTTACTTCTGTATAGCAGAAAGAAGAAGATGTAAACGAGGGTGAGCAGAAATGTACCCATCAAGCTCAGGAACTTCATTATAAAACTACCAGCAGTTGAAAGCACAGAAGAACCGCCAGACTGCGATGTTTGGCCTCCACTGAACAACTCCTGGCTGCTTTGCCCACTTTGCTGCTGGTTAGCCTGATTGTTGGTCTGAGCACTTGTGCCTCCTGATCCTCCCGGAATCTTATTGGCAATATTCTTATTCTGCTGTTTAACTGAAATACCTGTTTTCTCTTCTATAAACTGTTGCAAATTTTGAACTCTTGACTCCAGTTTTTGCTCTGTTTGCGGCCAATCCTGCACAAAGCTTTTCACCTGATAAGATAATAAACCAGCCAACAACAAAAAGAAAGAAAGTATAAGCAAGGTAGAGCAGAAAGACGCCCATCCCCGCTTTAGACCTTTTTTCTCAAGCCATCGGGTCACAGGCAGTACCACCATGGCAAGCAAACCAGCAACGGCAAGAGGAGCCAAAAACGCCTTTGCCTGCACAAGCCCATAGAAGAAGAAAAAGAGTCCTACAATGAGTATGGTGAATAGGGTTAATATGGTTCTTCCTCTGTGTCTCAAAGTAATACGTTTTCAGGCTTTAGTTTTACACAATACATCAGGCACAAAGCGCACTGTACTCCAGGGGAGTAAATAATAATTTGCACTCTTCGTATATATTCTACGACTGCAGGTTTATGTTGTTTAGTTCATGTCTTAAACAGGACATTGCTACAATTCTGATCCGTTTTTTACTACTGCCCCTTTTTTAGATTATGGCACATGCTCTGGAAAATTGAAACATGTGCTAACCCCTGATATATACTAAAGCTTCGTTAGTCCGCTTTGACGAAGCGATTAAAATTGTACTTGAAAAGAACCTATAAGTACTTGGATTTGGGCAGTCGTTTTAAAAGCAGCCATCTTAGCAGCACATTGGGGAGCGGAACACCTGGCAAAACCACTGAAGAAACTACGAAAGCGGTGGGGCTTTTCGGTAACAGCCAGCAGCGCACTTCTAGGACTGGCTGCTGCCAGCGCGGAAATAGGCATGAATGTGGCAAGCGCCGTCCGCGGTGTTGCTGACATTGGCCTGGGAACCATGCTTGGCTCCAACGTGATCGCCATTCCTTACAAATTGAATCTTCAAAAGATATGTGATTCTGCTCTAAAAGTCGAAACCGTTTTTAAGATATAATTTAGGTGGTGGCCTTCAAAGCTGTCCTCGCCTCCATAGATTTGAACTTCTGATACTTTCTTCCAAAATAAAGCATGGAAAAAGCAGTCAACAGGATACCGATTGCCGAGAGGCCAATCACACTGTTCGAGAAGAAGGTTAACCAATTTAACTGCACCTTAAAAACCTCTTTGCTGAACAACACGCCAACACTGCCCACATACCCGAAAGAATCAGCCAGGTAAATCAGAAAGCCAACATTTCCGGTATACTTGAAGGTGGAAATCAGGCGGTCGAAGAACACGGCGTTGAAGGGGATGTAAACCATATACAGGCCTAGTCCAACCAGCATCATCCACCAGAAAGGATCCATTGATTTCGCGTTGAAGAGCAAGGTAGAAACGCCAGCGAGGGTGAACCCAATAAGAATAAAAACGTGTGCGATCTGCAGCGCTTTGTAGTTGTTTTTGATGAGCACCATGCTGCCGATCAGGATCAGGATAATGAGGGTGATGGGCAGCTCTGTTTTCGAGAATATAGCAGGCTGGTTAAAATATCCCAACTCTATCCACATTTCGGCACCGAAGTTGTCCCGGATGTCCCGAAAAATAGTCGCGAAAGAGTAAATCAGGATGCACGCTGCTATTCCGGCATAAAATTCTTTCACAAAGCTTTTGCGATCCTCTTCGGACATGGCTGTGCGCTCACTTCTGAGTAGCACATCCTGCTCACTGGGAGGTGGTATTCTTTCCATCAGGTACACAAAAAGCAAGAGTGGCGGAGCAAAGACTAATCCGGTATAAAAGGGCACCCAAAACTCCGATACCCCAAACTGCACCATCAGCCAGGCCCCAACAGACTTCACAAAACCCGAGGCGAAGATAAAACTCACCGCTAACGTGGCCCCAATAAAATCAGTACTCCTCCTGCCCTCCACATAAGAGAAAACAACACCCCAAAGCATTCCTAAGGGGAAACCGTTTATGAAAAGAAAAACAATGTTGTAAGGCAACGGCACAACCGCAAAGAAAAGCCAGCTTAACCAGGAAATTCCGGTTAAGAGGAGAATCACACTACCCCTGCCTGTTCGCTTTAGCTCCGAAATGTACTTGATGCCATAGAATTTTGCCAGCATGTAACCCAACACCTGGCTGATCACCAGCACCGTCTTGTAACTATACCCAGCTATCTCAATACCCTCGAAAGTAGCCACCGTAAATGACTTTCTGAATCCGAAGATCATGGTATAGGTCAGAAAAACCACAACGGCGGCATAGAGCCCAACCTTCATCTGGCTTCTTTTGGATTCAACTTTATCAGGCATGGCAATTTCCTGTTTTATCAGAATTGTAAACTCATTTCACTTGTGGGAATATAGAAATAAGTAGTGACTGTTCCGTAGTATTTGATGTTTTCATTGAAATTATACTTTAACGGCAGCAACAAACTTCAGAGGCTATATATTTTGATCAAAATATATACCTTTAGGCTCTGTTACTGAACAACCTATACTTACCCATCCACCGTCTACTTATAACCTATGCGAACAGCTTTACTTCTGCTTGTCTTCTTATCTTCGTTTGCAATTTCCGTAGCTCAGACACCAGCTTATAAACCTGCCTACGTTTTAGGAAACAGCCTGAACAACCCTTACGACATAATGGTGGGAGACGATGGGCTGCTGTATGTTTCCGACAGCTATACTACCCGTTTATTTGACAGATCGGGCACATTCAAATGCGAGCTCCACCTTCCTGGGAAGTATAATGATTGGAATTCGAATACAGGGTTTGGCCGCGACAGGGAGGGCAATGGGTATATTCTCACCACATATTATGATGGTGCGGTACATAAAGTTACCCCTACAGGTGAAGTATCCCTCTTGCTCGGTGGAAGAGGCACGCTTCCCGGGGAATTTAATAATCCAAAAGGCATAGCAGTGGCACCTGATGGCACCCTATACATTGCTGACACCCAGAACCACAGAATACAGAAGTTCGATAAGAACGGAGAGTTCCTGTTGAGTTATGGAAGTTTTGGTGCTGCATCAGGCCAGTTTAACATGCCAACGCAGCTTGCCCTGGATAAGAATGGAAATTTGTATGTAGCAGACACCAACAACAACCGGATTCAGGTTTTCAATAGCGACGGGGGCTTTATAAAGCAGATAAGCGCAACAGCCAATCCCGCACTGCCACATTTTTACCCTGCAGATGTAACGGTAGATGCTCATGGAAAAATCTACGTAGCCGATGTCTCCCGGTATAGCATTCTGGTTTTTGATACGGCTGGCAACCTGATCAGGAGTTTCGGGTCCAAAGGCAGAGAAGACGGTCAGTTTATTACTGCACATATTTCAGTTGCCGTAGATGCCGATGGGTTTGTGTATGTGGCGGAGAGCTTTGATCCCAGCCGCGTGCAAAAGTTCTCGCCAGAAGGGAATTTTATACTTGCTTTTGGCAACACAGGTACCAAAGCAGGCTTGTTGGATAATGCAACTGTTGCTGCTTCTGACCCTATAGGTAACATTTTTGTAGCCAACTCCACTTCTGGTCTGGTAAAGAAATTCAACAAAAACGGTGATCACCTCTTAACCTTCGGAGGCAGGGCTGACTCGGACGGGCAATTCAGAGGTTTCCTGGGCGACATGAAAATGGATAATCAGGGTTATCTGTATGTGCTGTCTGCCGACTCAAAAGGCTCAATCCAGAAGTTTAATTCACGCGGGGAGTTTATAGCCAGGTTTGCGCCAACCTCTGCCAGCGGTGCATCTGAACCGGGCGCACCAGGCAAGCCCTTGCACATGGCCATAGACCCTGAGGGTTTCGTTTACCTGTCGGATGGTGGTTTTTTGTACAAGTATAACCCGGCCGGAGCCTTTGTTGGCAGAATAGCTTTCATAAACAATGAGACCGGAGCCCCGGTAAACTTTTCCGACAACGCCATGAGCGGTCGAATCATTTTCGAGATAGACAATAACGGGCTCCTGTATGTTGCCCTTCTGCAGGGAATGAAGATATTTGACCTTAGTGGGAATTATATCAGGGATTTTATACCGCAAGACGCCTCGTACGGCATCTATGCCCTGGGTATCGCATTTGATGCACAGAATAAGATGTACACCACCGTGATGGGATACATGAAAAAGTATGATCCTGCTACAGGGCAGTTGCTGGACATCAGTACGTACCATTACTTTCTTATCAATCTCCTCAAGGGCACGGTAACAGTGAATGCATCGGGCACACATGTGTTTGTTGCAGGAGTACATAAAACGCTAACCTGTTTTACCAATGATGCAGCAGATGCCGGAACGGCCAGTTACATATCCGGCACTGTTTATCATGACAAGGATGAGAACTGTGTAAAAGACAGCAAGGAAAACGGCCTTGAAGGAATAATCGTGGAAACAAAGCCAGGTCCATACTATGCTATCACAGACAAGTATGGAAAGTATACAATAGAGGTAGCACCAGGCACTTATACGACAGCGCAGATTCTGCCTCAGAAAACGGGCTCAAAAATAGCGGAAGTCTGTGCACCGGATGAAAAGTTATCGGTTACAGCACTACCGGGTATTACACCAGGGCCTGACTTCGGCAACCGCGTCACCCTCTCCCCTCACCTCACCGTCGGCGTTTCCTCCACGCGCCGCCGGCGCTGCTTCGAGAGCACCACAACTGTGCGCTACGAGAACTCAGGGTTTGCCCCTGCACCGGATGCCAGGGTATACTTGCAGCTTCCGGCCGAGGTGGCACTGCTATCTGCAGACAGGGCCTATACCCGCCAGCCCGACGGCACATACGCGTTTGCGGTGGGCAACCTGGCAGCAGGCCAGCGCGGCACCATCACCATCCAGGACATGGTGACCTGCGGCGACGAGAGCGTACGCGGCCGCACCGTCTGCACCCGCGCCTGGATCACGCCTTCGAATAACGCACCCAGCCAGCCGACCCCCACCATCACCCTCACCGCCCGCTGCGATGCCACTTCAGGACTGATTCGTTTTGTGATTCGGAACTCCGGCACAGCCGACATGGCTCAGTACGAGATGTTCCGCAAGTTTATAAACGGCAGGCTGGCCTCCAAGGAGCAGTTCAGCCTGGCCGCCGGCGACAGTATGGTGCTGTGGGTGCCCTCCATGGGCGCTACCTGGCGGCTGGAGGCGGACCAGCCGGAGGGCAACGGCGACAACAAAACAGCCAGCGTGACCATGGAGTCCTGCACCGGTGTGAATGCAGACTCCACCAGGAGCTCCGGCTTTGTGAACCTTATGCCGACAGACGACGAGGAAGCCGAAGCCTCGGAGGAGTGCATGCTGATCACCGACTCGTATGATCCGAACGACAAGCTGGTGACACCGGTGGGCAGAACCTCCGAAAACTACACTTCCACCGGCACGGCTCTCAAGTACAAGATCCGCTTTCAGAACACCGGTACCGACGTGGCTTACCGCGTGGTGGTGGTCGATACGCTCTCCGAGCACCTGGACCTTAGCACGCTGCAGGTCGGGGCCGCCTCGCACGCCCACCGCCTGGAGGTGAGCGGCAAGGGCCGGCCGGTGCTGACCTGGACCTTCGACAACATTATGCTGCCCGACAGCAACGCCAACGAGCCGGGCAGCCACGGCTACATCCTCTTCAGCATCAAGCCGAAGGCGGACCTGCCGGAAAAGACCGCCGTGGAGAACTTCGCCGACATTTTCTTCGACTTCAACTCCCCTGTCCGCACCAACGTCACCCTCAACCGCATTTACGATATGCCGCTGGTGGTGGACGAGGAGGTGCGGGTGAACCTGGAGGATGTGCTGGCCACCCCAACCATCGTGGCCTTTGCCCCCGCAGCCGGCAAGACCGGCGAGGAAATCACAATCACAGGCAAACGCTTCGCCTCTAATGCCGCGGGCAACAAGGTATTCCTGAACGGGAAAGCCGCCACCGTAGTCGGCGCCACCGAACAAGAGCTGCGCGTGCTGGTGCCTGCGGGCGCGACCACGGGCTCCCTACAGGTCATCACCCCTGACGGTGGCGCTACAGCAACAGAGACGTTTGAGGTGTATCAGCCGCCCATACTTAGTTCCTTCAGCCCGGCAGAGGGCATGGCAGGGCAAACCGTTATCCTGCAGGGGCAGCACCTGCAACCGGAACTGATCAAAGCTATAAAGCTGGGCAAC
Above is a window of Pontibacter akesuensis DNA encoding:
- a CDS encoding SDR family NAD(P)-dependent oxidoreductase, which gives rise to MNTEDQQVWLITGTSKGLGLHLTKLLLSLGHKVIATSRNISSLQQHVTANRENLYPVKLDITSDQEVKKAIDEAVKELGRIDVVVNNAGYSLVGSMEEMTDEEFRATMDVNLFGTVNIIRNVMPLLRSQKSGHIINISSSAGYAGFGKATSYNAAKFGVIGLSEGLALEVADFGIKVTVVAPGQFRTAFMNSLHYVKNRIDVYGVDQDEKNWSAFSGRQQGDPEKLVKILVRLAEMQQPPLHLLLGPDTYKLVTEKRKQEAAAFEQWKEITLSTDFD
- a CDS encoding AI-2E family transporter, producing the protein MRHRGRTILTLFTILIVGLFFFFYGLVQAKAFLAPLAVAGLLAMVVLPVTRWLEKKGLKRGWASFCSTLLILSFFLLLAGLLSYQVKSFVQDWPQTEQKLESRVQNLQQFIEEKTGISVKQQNKNIANKIPGGSGGTSAQTNNQANQQQSGQSSQELFSGGQTSQSGGSSVLSTAGSFIMKFLSLMGTFLLTLVYIFFFLLYRSKFRKSVAKWFPEEKRPEVHNVISSAAHVSQNYLLGKLLLCVLIAVLYAIGLSLSGIKHAVLISVIAALLTLIPYIGNIIGFGLALAMALLSGAGSTALIGVILTFGITQLLETYTLEPYVVGGKVNLNPIMTIIVVVLGYQVWGVVGMLIAIPALGVAKIIFDHIPPLNPLGYLFGQKDTGSDDDSKLSKAKRWASDTFNS
- a CDS encoding SDR family NAD(P)-dependent oxidoreductase, translating into MIDRTGSRLVSISILWARIGSIDFDDLQYAHKPYKEWFAYGQSKLANLMFILELARRLEGTQSKTVAASAHPGGSATNLQRSSSFFMKRILTPLIAHEPAKAALPALRAACDPQAGNGSFWGPSGDFELTGSPEKATIPNQAKNIAVAKRLWEVSEALTGVHFLDIKAHEW
- a CDS encoding DUF7619 domain-containing protein, coding for MRTALLLLVFLSSFAISVAQTPAYKPAYVLGNSLNNPYDIMVGDDGLLYVSDSYTTRLFDRSGTFKCELHLPGKYNDWNSNTGFGRDREGNGYILTTYYDGAVHKVTPTGEVSLLLGGRGTLPGEFNNPKGIAVAPDGTLYIADTQNHRIQKFDKNGEFLLSYGSFGAASGQFNMPTQLALDKNGNLYVADTNNNRIQVFNSDGGFIKQISATANPALPHFYPADVTVDAHGKIYVADVSRYSILVFDTAGNLIRSFGSKGREDGQFITAHISVAVDADGFVYVAESFDPSRVQKFSPEGNFILAFGNTGTKAGLLDNATVAASDPIGNIFVANSTSGLVKKFNKNGDHLLTFGGRADSDGQFRGFLGDMKMDNQGYLYVLSADSKGSIQKFNSRGEFIARFAPTSASGASEPGAPGKPLHMAIDPEGFVYLSDGGFLYKYNPAGAFVGRIAFINNETGAPVNFSDNAMSGRIIFEIDNNGLLYVALLQGMKIFDLSGNYIRDFIPQDASYGIYALGIAFDAQNKMYTTVMGYMKKYDPATGQLLDISTYHYFLINLLKGTVTVNASGTHVFVAGVHKTLTCFTNDAADAGTASYISGTVYHDKDENCVKDSKENGLEGIIVETKPGPYYAITDKYGKYTIEVAPGTYTTAQILPQKTGSKIAEVCAPDEKLSVTALPGITPGPDFGNRVTLSPHLTVGVSSTRRRRCFESTTTVRYENSGFAPAPDARVYLQLPAEVALLSADRAYTRQPDGTYAFAVGNLAAGQRGTITIQDMVTCGDESVRGRTVCTRAWITPSNNAPSQPTPTITLTARCDATSGLIRFVIRNSGTADMAQYEMFRKFINGRLASKEQFSLAAGDSMVLWVPSMGATWRLEADQPEGNGDNKTASVTMESCTGVNADSTRSSGFVNLMPTDDEEAEASEECMLITDSYDPNDKLVTPVGRTSENYTSTGTALKYKIRFQNTGTDVAYRVVVVDTLSEHLDLSTLQVGAASHAHRLEVSGKGRPVLTWTFDNIMLPDSNANEPGSHGYILFSIKPKADLPEKTAVENFADIFFDFNSPVRTNVTLNRIYDMPLVVDEEVRVNLEDVLATPTIVAFAPAAGKTGEEITITGKRFASNAAGNKVFLNGKAATVVGATEQELRVLVPAGATTGSLQVITPDGGATATETFEVYQPPILSSFSPAEGMAGQTVILQGQHLQPELIKAIKLGNTDCEILSHTGSAITVRVPAGATTGAFLISTKGGEAVSAASYVVWYTPTISGLSKDTEIVGASISIIGENFATDKARNKVLFGQAAAQVLEATPQQLVVRVPEQAESDLITVETPGGRAATPFKVIPGPRFTAMQPALGSVGTVVEISGQHFGVMGLQDRITFNGQQALVLEVSSDRYKVRVPRGATTGKVQITGYGGVAYSTADFVVEELPPAEAIKVYPNPTSGRFTLSLQHADFDVQSVEIFDGIGRSIHTTTIEGPRPERLELQIRWAKPGLYTLHVKTERGLIIKRLTVL
- a CDS encoding DUF5690 family protein, coding for MPDKVESKRSQMKVGLYAAVVVFLTYTMIFGFRKSFTVATFEGIEIAGYSYKTVLVISQVLGYMLAKFYGIKYISELKRTGRGSVILLLTGISWLSWLFFAVVPLPYNIVFLFINGFPLGMLWGVVFSYVEGRRSTDFIGATLAVSFIFASGFVKSVGAWLMVQFGVSEFWVPFYTGLVFAPPLLLFVYLMERIPPPSEQDVLLRSERTAMSEEDRKSFVKEFYAGIAACILIYSFATIFRDIRDNFGAEMWIELGYFNQPAIFSKTELPITLIILILIGSMVLIKNNYKALQIAHVFILIGFTLAGVSTLLFNAKSMDPFWWMMLVGLGLYMVYIPFNAVFFDRLISTFKYTGNVGFLIYLADSFGYVGSVGVLFSKEVFKVQLNWLTFFSNSVIGLSAIGILLTAFSMLYFGRKYQKFKSMEARTALKATT